tcattcaattataaaaataaaatttctaataaGTATAGAAAGATGATATAcatagttaaattaaataaccaTGAGAAAATTTGCCATgctatttttcaatttcaatatttttaggATTTGTAcatcaacaataaaatatttttaagaatctttttaaaagttttatttcttttactttattttatctttattttaaatgaaattttaacaatttaaaaaataataattataaataatatcatgatataaaatatttataatgaacCTAAAACATGCGTCATATGTTAAAATACTTCCTTGTTATAGATGTTAGttaaagtataatatatattagaattcattattaattttattttaactagtagttaattaatttaatatttagagACAAGGTCCAACAAATGTAGAGttcaaaatacatatatatatatatatatatatatatatatatatatatatatatatatatatattttaattttatctcaattagTTAACGTGTACACGAACTATCAAACATTTCTCATTAGtttcaaaatacatatatataaaaaaaatgtttaaaaaaaaacaagcaatGATGTAGAGCCACGTGTGATTCCACGTAACATATTTATCCGCGGATAAGCGATGCGGAGAGTGTGTGGAAGTTTCAAAACTGAAGTGAAGAGTGAAGAAGAGACAAGAACAATGGCCAACGTTTCAATTCCACTCCCTCGAAACGGTTTCTGCATACCCAGTTACACAACCAAACGCCCATCTTTCACCCCTCCACTCACAATTTCTTGCTCTGGTCTTactcttcctctcttttttttcttattttttttatgatttacaCAATGCTTAGCTTATCCATTTTCTCAATGTGTTGTCTAAATTACAGTTTTACCTCTTGATCTCCGCATCAATCTTAGataactaattattttgttGGTAAAATGATTACCCCTGTTTTGTAGGAGTAGCTGACTTAGATGGATCTCATCAGAATAAGGGAGGTTTCTTCAGTTTCAATGGAATGAAGGGCGTGGCCTGTGGTATTCTTGCAGCTTGTGCTGTTACTTCTGCTGCATTTCCCGTTACTGCTGCTACCCAGGTTCAAACTGTGTTTAAATTTCAACACTTATAgaaaatctttaatttaattctacACATTGCATATAGGAATCTTATCTAATTTTCCCTACTTATTTTATCAATCCATAAAAAATGGTCACATCATTAATAGATTTCTAGGTTCTACAGGTTGCCTGATTTGGTTGTAGTCATGTAAACTACATATGTAAACAGAAGCTGTTGCAATTGATGTGCTTTGAATtcctaattttaacttttaagctCCCATTTGGTCTCAGAAGCTCATGTGCCCAATGAGGAAATTTCATGGATGAGTTTTCCTTTGCTGATAGATTAGCTAACAAAAGTTAAAGGAGGCCCTTGTTTGAAAGGAGAGTGGTAAAACAGGTTTTATGTGCAATATATGTACTGAAATTGTTTAGTGCGTGTATGTTTTCCATGCAGAGACTTCCCCCATTGTCGACTGAGCCCAATCGCTGTGAGCGTGCATTTATTGGCAACACAATTGGTCAGGCAAATGGTGTATACGATAAACCATTAGATCTCCGGCAATGTGATTTCACAAATGAAAAATCCAACCTCAAGGGGAAGTCCCTCTCTGCAGCACTCATGTCGGATGCTAAGTTTGATGGTGCTGATATGACAGAAGTTATAATGTCTAAGGCTTATGCTGCTGGTGCCAGCTTTAAAGGTAACATTTTTCACTTGTGCAAAATCAACCAAACAATGGATTACTGTGTCACTTCGTCAGCCTTTAGGGACCGAATACAAGTTCTTCAGTGTATCTATATTTATCAAATGTATCTCCTCCTTTCGTCGTTGTTGTTGAGAGCAGTAATCTACTAAGCTTGAATGGCAGAACATATAAAACTACcttcatttatttatctttcacaAAACTAGTTTAACTGGGCGATTAAGAGATGTTCTGATACTTATCATTGTTCGAAGTGTTCTTTTCTGCCACAACTAGATGAACAAGATGAGTCTATGGAGATTCTATAGAATAGTTCCAAATTATATGTCAACCTGCAAGTTGTGATTCATTCTATTTGGCACATAGACAAAGCAATGATCCAGGGATATTTTACAGGGGTGGACTTCTCAAATGCAGTGTTGGACCGTGTGAACTTCGAGAAAGCTGATCTTGAAGGAGCTGTATTTAAGAACACAGTATTGTCGGGCTCCACCTTTGACGAGGCTAAGCTGGACAAGGCAGTTTTTGAGGACACTATTATTGGTTATATTGATCTCCAGAAACTCTGCACAAACAAGTCCATCAATGATGAAGGGAGAGCTGAACTAGGATGTCGATGAAAAGAACTAAAGTATGCTGCTATGCCATGACGTACCACAGCTATTTTGATGAGGGTAGCCAGTGGATTAATGTTACGTccgaaagaaaatttaattctttgcttttcttgCATGATGTTGCATAACTTTGTAGTATTCCTCGtgattttaacatataaatcCAAGTATATTTGATCATTTTACATGTATTTGATTGTACAATATCCAGTTGATTCTAAACAACCTTGTTAACTTTTCAGTTTTCGCCATGACTTAGATAAGGAAATCTATCAACTTTATTTTGTACATTACTtatatcaaattgaaaaatcaattttgaagCATGGCTTAGAAGCAAATGAAGAGTGTTGTTTAGAAGAACTAAACCGTAAGAAGTATCTGGTGTAGTGGTATCACAGTACTTTCCAAAGGTAAAACTCGTAATGTCATTCGAATATTGAGGAGTAAGATTGACTAAATCGATGAAAACATCTAACAATGTCTCTGTCTTCCACTCCCGGGCACGTGATGGGTGTTGTTGTGATCTTCCATCACTTCTCCCAACGTCACCAACAATTAGTGGTATATGGATTGACTTAAAGCTAAATTTCATACAAGTTTAAGAGATCATAAAGAGATGGCGTCtctttttaaactaatttaaggCATGACATAAGGGATATTTCTTGAATATTTCTAAAGAATTCAAAACTAGCAAGCAAGTCTAAAAGATTAAATAACGCAGGatagaaaaatagagagaatagagaaaagaataaatgaGTGAGAGAGATGTGTGTTTTCGGAAGAGTATAGGTGGATATGGGTCATAGACCCAATCTGCGTATAAAATCTGTGCACAAACTAATATTGTAAAAGAGAAACTTTAACTTGCGACTCAAGCTCAGCAACGCATCTTAACGGTTTTGAAGATGAAGATCGTGGTATATGGCAATATACCTACACTATAACaacctaattttatttactaaatttataattaacacaagttatataatttaaaacaaatattcattcctattttctcaattaaaaaaaatcattataagaTTGAAAAATTATCCCAAACatctttttatattgatttctCTCCCTAACATCATGCATCTTTCTCAACATTTGTATTATTATTCGCTCTCGTGATAAATCACGATCTTCACATATGAAAACCGTAACCACCAAAATATAAAGGTGAACTAACATACAAacattaaaatatcataactaTCATACACATAAATCACAATATAACAATTTTCCCCAACCTTACATAGCCTAATGTGTCACATAACCATTCACAAAGCCTATTGTCTCAAACAACAATTTAAACATATCATCAAAACATGTCATCATAACAGTTTATACATTCGTTAGTGATCTCGGTGTTAGGAACTGATTTGTAACTCTCACATACAATTTACCAACAACTGCTCACGATTAGAGCAATTACCCTTCTCTCAAGCTTACAGATGGGACACCCTTCTGCTTCCCTCAAACCTTAGGGTCCACTTCCCATCACTCTAATCAAGAGCTTCCCTAGCGAAGTATATAAGTATCATTTTTCATTACTCTCCTAGAAAGCTTTCCCGGCAAAGTACATAAATGCCACTTTCCACCATTCCCCTAAAGAGCTCTCTTGACAAAGTATCCAAGTCTCACTTCCCACTACTCTCTTCAAGAACCCCCATGAAGTTCATCTCTAGTACAACTATGTAAAATTATCATTCACCACCTTCCACCGAGTCACCACATACAAGCATATATTTACCTTTCCAAACACAAACATATTGACATGTTATAACAATCCACTAGTATGAAGAAAACCTTTTATAAAGGGTAAAATTGACATATTATGACAGGTGGATTGACATCATAGttctaataattataataagtcTACACATTCTATGACGTAGTAAAAAAGTATGTCATAATAGGTTCAGCCTACTATGACGTATTTTTTGTCACATGTCATAATATATAGTCtattatgacaaattttcaATTATCATTCATAATATGTTCAATTTATTATCAAGTAGTTCGATTTACCTGTCATAATATATGAACTTTTATGATATAGTTAttttcacctatcataatattttCTATGTATATGACAGATATTttttcacctatcataatatatactttttagaATTAACATATTATGACACATTATCATGTACATcataaaacttgtttttttaaaGGTTACGTGTTTCCATTTGATATTCAATCAATTATCCTGTTTTATCAtctcatccaatcaatttaCAATCAATTTACAATCAATTTATCTTAAAATCTAAGATtcaattgaacaaaaaaaattgaattcattTCATACATGAAattgtctaataatatttaataaattatttgtacataaaactatatatcCAATCAAAATATTACGTTAACCTACATATATACTACTAAATTGTAGCCAAGTTTCTACAatttactaacacttaaaataaaagaagtccACTTGGTTCTAACATCTTCCACGTCTGGACCTTCCATTGGAGATGAATCATTAAaaatctacaaataaaataatggagttaaaacaatattgtaatgaACAATTAGATACTATTTCGTATGCAAGCATCCTGCAAATTGCCATAGTGAATAGAAGAGGGAAGTTCTAACATGAAAGTATTTATAAACCATGCTTAACAAATTTTTGCTAATGGTTAACAATACACGGTCAATCACAATCACATCTACAACTCCACTTTTTGTTAATGTATCAACAATGCTTAACAAATTTTCAACACAATGAGGATGTAATACGAAAATGTTTTCAGCATTTACACCTATTAGTTCCACAAGTGAGAAGTCCAGAGGATTTTCTACATCAAGATATGCACAATATCCTTCCAACAGAATAAATGGAAGGTATCAAATTGATAGGacataataagttaaaaatatcgATCCAATATGGCACAAGTGAAGAGTATGATTGAGCATCTTGCATGCTTCAATTGATAAGAAATAACACAAATTTGAGTCAATATTTCGGTTGaaacaagtaaaagaaaatCAGTTCTAGAGACAAATAGCTTAGTGCATTTCATGCATGTTCACACTCCACCATTGTTATCCTGAGCTAATTCAATTAAGTCTAAAAGCTTAGATCATTACCAAGAAACTAATCCACTGCCAAATGAAGTAACGACTTCCAACTGCCCAATACATGtttcatattttgtaaatttgtcTTGCATGGTTTACCTcttaattatttgtttagttTGAGGGTGCATGAAATGATATGATGTCAAttatagaaaaacataattgaTGACAATTTACAACGTACGAGTCTATAAGGAAGTTTCTGTATAGTGACAGAGAGCCTTTAACCTCCACATTTTTCCACTTGAAGGAAACATAAATGTGCAAATACTTGATTGAAGAATTTACTGACATTGGAACTTAATGTAGCCTGAtaacaagtatatatatatatatatatatattgtttcggCAGGAGTTAGAaccctaatccaaaacattcaaagttgtctgCTCCGATGTCCAGTTGTGCTATcctctctcttctccttgtccaagccgagggggagggtgcctgcaaaagacactccgacgctcaagtcagtgaccTCGCGTAgtaatcttgtaatcaagattaGTTATCAGAGCTCTAAGTTCAGTTCAAGTTCAAGTTACCTGTCTCCTTTGccagacaaatatttataaattacaatGAGCTTAGTGTTAGGTCTGACTCATTAACCACCAAtgaatgacaatattaattgtcaataaatgacaattattatCATTAACTCCCCGACAGTTATTACTATTGATTACCTTAACGACTCTTTTTACCGATCGGTTCATTGAcctgagaggtatcatcggtcggcCGACTCTTCTGCacatttaccgttcggtcggctatgagcccatagtaacataagcctcccaagccctagcaaaatTTTTGATATTGCGTTGGGTTTATAAAGTTATATCGATTGGTAGAGGTTTTTATCTAAGTTTTCATTCATACTAGCATGCGTTCTTTATCGTCCA
This Vigna angularis cultivar LongXiaoDou No.4 chromosome 4, ASM1680809v1, whole genome shotgun sequence DNA region includes the following protein-coding sequences:
- the LOC108330790 gene encoding thylakoid lumenal 17.4 kDa protein, chloroplastic isoform X2, whose amino-acid sequence is MANVSIPLPRNGFCIPSYTTKRPSFTPPLTISCSADLDGSHQNKGGFFSFNGMKGVACGILAACAVTSAAFPVTAATQRLPPLSTEPNRCERAFIGNTIGQANGVYDKPLDLRQCDFTNEKSNLKGKSLSAALMSDAKFDGADMTEVIMSKAYAAGASFKGVDFSNAVLDRVNFEKADLEGAVFKNTVLSGSTFDEAKLDKAVFEDTIIGYIDLQKLCTNKSINDEGRAELGCR
- the LOC108330790 gene encoding thylakoid lumenal 17.4 kDa protein, chloroplastic isoform X1 — translated: MANVSIPLPRNGFCIPSYTTKRPSFTPPLTISCSGVADLDGSHQNKGGFFSFNGMKGVACGILAACAVTSAAFPVTAATQRLPPLSTEPNRCERAFIGNTIGQANGVYDKPLDLRQCDFTNEKSNLKGKSLSAALMSDAKFDGADMTEVIMSKAYAAGASFKGVDFSNAVLDRVNFEKADLEGAVFKNTVLSGSTFDEAKLDKAVFEDTIIGYIDLQKLCTNKSINDEGRAELGCR